The genomic stretch CTTTGACTTCAGGAAATATCTTTCTGATCTGTAATTTATAAATGCTATCATTCTTGGTGATCCTGCCCTTCAAAAAAGCATTGACCCGGTCAATATAATGTTCGTCGATCCAGGATTCTATCTTATGGCCGGATAGATCATAAATTTGGGCGATGGCACTGCCTGAGGCAATTTGCTGCCCCAGTTCTCCTTCGAGCATCGCCAGCTGACCATCCACAGGTGCTTTCACATTAAGATTGTCCAATCGTTCATAGACCATGTCCAGCGTTCTTTTCATTCTTGCTAAATCGGCATCCAGCTCTTTGACCGTAATCAGTTTGGCCAGTGAGTCTTGCTTGGACTTGATACGGCTTACCTCCATCTTTTTTTGGGCCAATTCATAATTTTCCTTGGCCTCAATATAATCTTCCCTCGAAATCAGGTTCCGATCAAACATATATTGCTCTTGCTCGTAATTCCTCTTGGCCTTCCTTAATAGATATTGGGCTTCTATTTTAGTGGTCTGACTAATGACCAGATCAGATTCGAAATTGAATTTAGTTTGTCTCAAATCATTTTGTTTGGAAACAAAATCTGCTTCCACATTGAGAATCTCCATGTGAAGCACCCTATTCTCCAATTTCATGATCGTATCTCCTTTCTCCACCATGGCTCCTTCTTCCAAGTACTTTTCAACAATTCTCCCTCCCTCATAGGCATGCAAGTAATACGTACTTATTGGCTTTACCTGTCCAGATATGTTGATATAATCATCAAAATCCCCAGAAATGACCTTGGCAATACTCAGGTTCTCCCTGTTGACCCGATAGGTAGAAGCCGAACGACCATACACAAGCATCCACACAAGGACCAAAAAGACCAAACTACCAAGGCTGGTCAAAACATGGGTTAATTTCAACCCTTTCTTCTTTTCAA from Echinicola soli encodes the following:
- a CDS encoding efflux RND transporter periplasmic adaptor subunit encodes the protein MDRKIEKKKGLKLTHVLTSLGSLVFLVLVWMLVYGRSASTYRVNRENLSIAKVISGDFDDYINISGQVKPISTYYLHAYEGGRIVEKYLEEGAMVEKGDTIMKLENRVLHMEILNVEADFVSKQNDLRQTKFNFESDLVISQTTKIEAQYLLRKAKRNYEQEQYMFDRNLISREDYIEAKENYELAQKKMEVSRIKSKQDSLAKLITVKELDADLARMKRTLDMVYERLDNLNVKAPVDGQLAMLEGELGQQIASGSAIAQIYDLSGHKIESWIDEHYIDRVNAFLKGRITKNDSIYKLQIRKIFPEVKEGKFRVDMHFTENKPALMRNGQSYYINLELGDPQKALLLPKGAFFQSSGGQWAYVLDPSEEYAYKRSIKIGKQNPKYYEVLEGLEVGEKVIISGYEAFGDNEKLVLQ